Proteins encoded together in one Impatiens glandulifera chromosome 1, dImpGla2.1, whole genome shotgun sequence window:
- the LOC124926910 gene encoding mitogen-activated protein kinase kinase kinase 20-like, with product MVNPIHEWWERGKLLGSGGFGMVSEARPLPGTPLFDHLPQLMAVKSSRNGESLRIEKQMLSKFKGHPNILRYYGTDITNEKTEKGINVPLYNIFLEYASGGCLADEIAKTRGQGLLEEDVKHYLKGILYGLEKIHKSGVIHCDIKPENILIADDRVPKIADFGLAMKGAGVNSKRPGTPEFMAPEIIRHGVYTTAADIWSLGCTVLQMINGRNVWGIPFKSKYISLVGGYNVIPEIPSGLISLDGKDFLNKCFVRDPLRRWTAKSLLNHPFLAQQKENTNFELDRNNPTNDLSSLVRELKF from the coding sequence ATGGTGAATCCCATTCATGAATGGTGGGAAAGGGGGAAGCTTTTGGGTTCCGGCGGTTTTGGGATGGTGAGCGAGGCCCGTCCTCTCCCTGGCACCCCTCTCTTCGATCACCTTCCCCAATTGATGGCAGTCAAATCATCTCGGAACGGCGAATCTCTCCgcattgagaaacaaatgcTGTCCAAATTCAAAGGTCATCCAAACATTCTCCGTTATTATGGGACCGATATCACTAATGAAAAAACAGAAAAAGGAATCAACGTTCCtctttataatatattcttGGAATACGCCTCTGGCGGATGCTTAGCAGATGAAATCGCCAAGACCCGTGGACAAGGATTACTTGAGGAAGATGTTAAACATTACCTTAAGGGAATATTGTATGGTTTGGAAAAGATTCATAAATCGGGTGTTATTCATTGCGATATAAAACCAGAAAACATCTTGATCGCTGATGACAGAGTTCCAAAGATTGCGGATTTCGGGTTGGCGATGAAAGGGGCGGGAGTGAATTCGAAAAGGCCAGGGACGCCGGAGTTTATGGCGCCAGAAATTATAAGACATGGAGTTTATACTACGGCGGCGGATATTTGGTCGTTGGGATGTACTGTTTTACAGATGATCAATGGAAGGAATGTATGGGGAATCCCTTTTAAGAGTAAATATATTAGTTTGGTTGGAGGTTATAATGTGATTCCAGAAATCCCAAGTGGATTAATATCCTTGGATGGTAAAGATTTCTTGAACAAGTGTTTTGTGAGGGACCCTTTGAGGCGATGGACCGCTAAATCGTTACTTAACCATCCCTTCTTAGCGCAACAAAAAGAGAACACCAACTTCGAATTAGATCGGAACAACCCCACCAATGATTTATCTTCACTTGTCAGAGAATTGAAATTTTAG